In the Acidobacteriota bacterium genome, ACCCGCCTGGCCCACGAGTTCGAGTGCAACTGCGCCCATCCGGACTGCCTCGGATACATCGTCGGCGGCCTCGAGCTGCGCTCTGATCAGATGCGGGCCGCCCTCGACCGTGGCTTGTGCACGCCCTTCGTCGCCGACCGACTGCGCCAGGTCCTGGCACAGTCGGTCGTAGCACGGTAGGGATCGTTCCTCGATCACTGCGCCTCGGGCGGGTAGACCGAGATCTCGACCCGCCGGTTGAGGGCGTGGTTGTTGGGATCCGCCGAGTCCGCCGGCTGGTTCCAGCCCTGACCCTCGACGACGAACTTGTCCGGGTCGAAGGAGAACTTGTCGACCAGCGCCGAGGTCACCGACTGGGCGCGCTCCTGGGAGAGCGACTGCACGTCCTCGAAGCGCACTCCCAAGCCCTTCATCGAAGCGTCCGTGTGGCCGACGATGGCGATAATGGCGCGCTCGTACTGGCCCGCCAAGCGCCCGACCTTTTCGAGGGTGGCCTCGACATTGGGGTCGTAGAGGGTGTTCGGGATCGGCTTGTCGAGCTCGTCGTGCTGCGGCTCGTAGATGTTCGCCGAGTTGGGATAGAAATTGATCCGGATGGTCTGCGTCAGGATCGGCGCCTCGGCTCGCACCTTGCTGTAGCTGGTGGGAGCGAAGCTGGTGCGGTACTCGTCCTTCTGGTGGGCGAACGTACCGGCTGCGTCGAGGGCCTTCAAGGCGGAGAAGTCCATCACCTCGTCGAAGCGCACCGGCGTGCCGATCAGTCCCAGCTCGCGGTACACGAAGGTGATGTTCTTCCAGGTGCGCTCGAAGTTGGCGGGCTCGTTCTGATTGAGGAAGAAGGACTTGTTCTCGGCGAAGTTGGTGCTGTGGGCGTCGGCCTCCATCGCCTGCACCTCGTCGATCGGAATGCCGTAGCCGTCGGACATCCACTCGAAGGCGCGCGCCTTGAAGGTGTCGTCCTTGAGGCGGTCCATGGCGGTGAAGATGCTCGACACCAGGCCCTGCACGATCTCCGGATGGTCCTTGGCGAAGTCGGCGCGCACCGCCCAGACGTCGGCGATCAGCTTGTTGGCTTCGACGGTGGTGGTCAGGATTTGGGTGCCCGGCACCTTTTCGGGGATGGTGTAGATGTCCGGCGCCCAGG is a window encoding:
- a CDS encoding phosphate ABC transporter substrate-binding/OmpA family protein; the encoded protein is MADNVGPTKLGKLVIFLFVLALLAGAAYYFRDLIAPSGQQGGQVDLDAFKKIEAPDTSGITTVNEYAYVPAEKLPPVQGVSNYQWDENEKIVQFPINVWVGWLPIVAANGGFAPNEDSIFFKEHGFKVNLKLIDDPVVARDAYASGESHVLWGTLDMMALFAPELMRDSRTAPRIVQQVDWSNGGDGIVVRSAIKSARDLKGKTIVYAQNSPSQYFLNNLLLNAGIQPGEVNHKYTATAFEAAAAFVSDPSIDACVSWAPDIYTIPEKVPGTQILTTTVEANKLIADVWAVRADFAKDHPEIVQGLVSSIFTAMDRLKDDTFKARAFEWMSDGYGIPIDEVQAMEADAHSTNFAENKSFFLNQNEPANFERTWKNITFVYRELGLIGTPVRFDEVMDFSALKALDAAGTFAHQKDEYRTSFAPTSYSKVRAEAPILTQTIRINFYPNSANIYEPQHDELDKPIPNTLYDPNVEATLEKVGRLAGQYERAIIAIVGHTDASMKGLGVRFEDVQSLSQERAQSVTSALVDKFSFDPDKFVVEGQGWNQPADSADPNNHALNRRVEISVYPPEAQ